ATAGTTGTAGCTCTGCACGATCGGCAGCTCCTTCGAAAACTCTTTCAGGGCATCGAGTTGAAGCTGACTTAGCCCGGTAGTACCCGAAACGAGAGGACATTTAAATTTTGTCATATGATGGAGCACCGTGTCAAAAACCTCGGGTTGCGAGAAATCGATAAGCACTTCGGGATCTTCGTCGTGTCTCATACCGTCTAGATCGAGGGTGAAAACGCATTTGTGTCCCGTTTCGGAAAAAACGCTCTGCAGCTCCCTGCCCATTTTGCCGGAAGCGCCAAACAGTCCGTATTTCATTTTTTAAGCTTTCAGTTTGTTAATAGCCAATCTGATCAGATCACAGCTTCTATCGGAAACAGGAGCGAGAGGCATGCGAAGAGTGTTTTTGCAGAGTCCCAGAATAGAACAGGCCGCTTTTACGGGAGAGGGACTGGTTTCGATGAACAAAAGGTTCATCATATCGAGATATTTGTTGTGAATTTTTAACGCATCCCCGTTTCTTCCTTCGAGCATGGCGGTGGTCAGATCGCTCATCTCTCTTGGGAAGACATTGGAAAAGACGGAGATAACACCTTTGCCGCCAAGAGCCATGATTGGGAGTGTCTGGTCGTCATTTCCCGAAAGGACGGTAAGAGATTCGGGAGCCGCAGCGAGCAGTTTTGCTATTTGCGAAATGTCACCCGATGCCTCTTTTATCGCCACTACATTTTTGCAGTCGCTGTGTATTCTGAGCATCGTATCGGGAAGCATGTTCATGGCAGTACGGGACGGTACATTGTACAAAATTATCGGAAGATCGGTTTTCTCAGCGATATATTTGTAATGTTCGTAAAGACTTGCCTGAGTTCCTTTGTTGTAATAAGGATTCACAATCAGTAAGCCGTCTGCGCCGAGCTTTTCCGCCACCTTGTTGTTTTTTACGACATGGGCAGTGCTGTTTGTGCCGGTTCCGACAATTACTTTTGCTTTCCCGCTGTTTGCCTCAACAACGGTAGCGATAATTTTTTCCCGTTCATCTTCTTCGATAACGGGTGCTTCTCCGGTGGTTCCGAGGACAATGAGCATTTCAACACCATTGTCGATCTGGAAACGGATAAAGCTTTTTAAAGAATTGTAGTCCACTCCACCATCTTCAAGAAATGGTGTTATTATGGCAGTTCCTGTTCCTTTGAACATTCGTTGCAGTCCTTTAGAAATTATTAAAACGAAATAATAAATATAATGAATTATTAAGTTTGGCGGGAAAAGGCAAAATCAGCAATTTTGAAATTAAAAAAGAGGATTTTTTGCATGAATTTAACTGAATCGTATTTTCTGAATACATACAACCGACTGCAGATTGACATTGATCATGGCAGCGGGTCATACCTTATAACAAAAGACGGAGAGAGGTATCTCGATCTGTTCGGCGGTCTCGCCGTGAATGCTCTCGGCTACGCACATCCCGGAGTGGTTGAAGCGGTCTCCAAACAAATCGGAAGATTTGGACATTTGTCAAACATGTTTCTCACGGATGTCCAGGTCGAAATGGCATCACTTCTGATAAAGTACTCCGGAATGGAGAAACTCTTTTTCACCAACAGCGGAACCGAGACTGTGGAAGCTGCAATCAAGCTGATCCGTGCCGCAAAGGGAAGCGAAAAAATGATCTTCTCACTCTCCGGTGGATTTCATGGCAGGACATACGGCGGACTTTCACTTACCCACAAGGAGAAATACCAAAAGGGATTTGAACCGCTTCTCCCCAAAACAGGAATGATCAGATATAATGATATCGATGATCTTGTGGGGAAAGTTGATGAAAACACCGCAGCCATTTTCCTTGAGTTCATTCAGGGAGAGGGGGGAATTTACTCTGTAACGGGTGAATTTGTCTCAAAACTTGAAGAATTACGGAAAAAATTCGGGTTCCTAGTTGTCTCCGACTGTATTCAATGCGGCATTGGCAGAACCGGGAAGCCATTCTCCCATGAACATTTTAATTTCTTCCCCGATATGATACTCACTGCCAAAGCAATTGGTGGCGGACTTCCTCTCGGTGCACTCCTCGTCGGCAAGGAATACTCGGAAATTCTGACACCGGGCAGACACGGAACCACATTTGGCGGTAATCCCGTAAGTTGTGCCGCTGGAATTGTCGTGATGAAGGAAGTTTTCGAAAAGGGACTGATGGAAAACGCTAAAGAGAAGGGCGAGTACCTGATCCAAAAGTTGAAAGAACTTCAGAAACAATTTCCTGAAAAAATCAAGGAAGTGCGTGGAATGGGACTGATGATTGGTGTGGAACTGACTTTTCCCGGAGCGGGAATCGTTCAGGAGATGCTGAAACGAAAGTTTTTGGTGAATTGCACCAATGACCGGGTTATCAGGCTTCTCCCTCCCTTGATCATTGAAAAAGAGGAACTCGATAAGTTCTTTTCCGCATTCTCTGAAGTAATTGCCATGGCAAAACTTCCGTAACCCCTTTAAAATGAAACAGACCCGGGATGTAAAATTCCGGGTCTGCATGTTAAAAATTCATCTTCTACTGTTTTTCGAACTTCAGAGCTGCCGAGTTGATGCAGTATCTCAATCCCGTTGGTTTAGGTCCGTCATTAAAGACATGTCCGAGGTGGGCACCACATTTGTCGCAGGTCACTTCAGTTCTCACCATTCCATAAGAGCGGTCGGTATGTTCTGCAATGATATTGCTGTCTTTAGGGGCATAGAAACTGGGCCAGCCGCAATGAGCATCAAATTTTGTATCAGAAGCGAAAAGGACGGTGCCACATCCAGCACATTTGTAAACTCCCGCAGCTTTGTGATCCCAGTATTCACCCGTAAATGGTCTTTCTGTCCCTTTCTGCCTCATAACAAAGAACTGTTCCTCTGTCAGCAGGCTTTTCCATTCCTCTTCAGTTTTCACAACCTTGTCTTTCACATCTTTTCCTTTTTTGTCAATTACTGTTGAATCCTGCATATTCTTCTCTGTGCTGTTTATCTGCTTTAACTGGCTGTGCTTGTTGATTGCCACTGCTGCAGCGACAGCTACAAATAGAATCAGGGTTCCGATAAATAAAATGTGTTTAAGCATTCATGCCTCATTTAACAAAGGAAGATATTACGGCGTTCAAAAAACTAAATTAATCAATAAAATTACTGAATTAATTTGGTTCAATTTAACAATTCAAGCTGACAATAACAGCTAAAAAAAGCTGCCCTGAAAAAAATATTCCAAAACCTTAAAAATTTAAGAAAATAAGGCAAGCATACTTAAATATTTTACATATTTAGGTAAGGAGTGATGAGAAATAGTGCTAATCGGTAACAAACCTTAATAAATAAGGCTGGACCGGTTTTTATCTGATTAAAAAATGTTATAATTTTGCATACAGGATCATACAAATTAGAGCAAATAATGATTAATAATTTATTAAGCCACTGCAATCGTCTCATTGAAGAGAATGCCATTGAAGTGATCGACCTTAAAAGCATAGATCTTACCGGAAGACTCCATCATATCTCTCTCCCTGTAAGAAGTGGAATACTCGAAAAACTTCTCGCCGAAGGTGTCGGGTTTGATGCATCGAGCTACGGATTTTCAAAAGTTGAGAACAGTGACATGGTGCAGATCCCCGATCTGTCAACCGCTGTCGTCGATCTGTTCAGGGATGCCCCGACACTCAGTTTCTATTCAACGGTTCATCTGACTGATGAAAAAAGAACTCCGTTCCCACAGGACGGAAGACATATGGCAAAGAAAGTGGAAGCCCTGCTGCAAGAGTACACAGGAGCTGATAAATCGATGTGGGGTCCTGAATTCGAATTTTACATTTTCTCAAAAGTGAAATACGATACAAGGACAGCCTCATCCTACTATGAAATTGAACATGAAGAGGAATTTCATCGTAATGCATATCATGCTGCAAATCCATTTGATGTATACGATGATTTCAGGGACAAGGCATGCAGCCTTCTCAAACAGGTAGGTGTTGATGTAAAATACCACCATCATGAGGTCGGTGAAAGAGGACAGCAGGAAATTGAAACTTATTTTTCAGATCTGCTTGCAACCGCTGACAACATTGTTACCTCAAAGTATGTGCTTTTGAATTTTGCAAGGCAGCAGAATCTGTTTATTACCTTCATGCCAAAACCTATGTATCAGCAGGCAGGCAACGGGATGCACCTCCACCTTTACCTTACGAAAAACGGTAAAAACGCTTTTTATGAAAAGGGGAGATACGGTAATATCAATGATTTGGGAAGATATTTCATGGGTGGAATCCTGAAACACGGACCTGCTCTTTCTGCGTTTACAAATCCATCTACCAACTCGTATAAACGACTCGTCCCCGGATTTGAAGCACCTGTAGTACTTACTTATGGTCAGGGAAACAGGGCGTCTGCCATCAGAATTCCCAAGTATATCAACAATCCTGACGAGACCCGATTCGAATACCGTCCGCCTGATGCAACAGCAAACCCATACCTCTGCTTGAGCGCAATCATTCTGGCAGGAATTGACGGAGTGGTCAACAAAATTGATCCTGAAGCTGAAGGATTTGGACCATCAGAAAAGCTTGATTTCAGCGACAGAAGCAAGGACAGGCTCCACTTCCTCCCCAGAAACCTTGATGAAGCTCTCGATGCTCTCGAAATTGACAACGAATTCCTTAAAAGAGGTGGCGTTTTCACAGATCAGTTGATTGCACAATGGATGAAAATCAAACATGAAGAGATATCTGCAATAGGCACGATGCCTCATCCGTTTGAATTCAAAATGTACTTCAACTTGTAACCTTTACCATCCGCCGGTATATCCGCGGAGATCAATAGAGGCAGGATCCAAAGTTTCTCCTCGAAACATTTAGACGGGTCCTGCCTTTTTTATTGGTGTGATCTCCCATACATACCACCACAATAAACACCCCTTCGAATAATAATAATAATTTTTTCTTATTAAAATTATCTGTAAATTTGAATCAGGTTTTGTTAGGTTTAATTACATTTTTGTCCACCAGCAACAGAGGTCTTTTTTAAGATTCCAAATAATCACCAGAAATTTTTGCAGTTCGAATTCCGGCAAAGGAATAATCAAGAAATTGATCGAACGCATTTTTTTTAAATATAGCTCTTCCCTAAGCAAACCTGCCCTAAAATCCAAAGGATTTAATTTTCATTACCTGTAGTCATACATCTAACTAAACAAGTTTGTCATTGTCAAAGAATGAACTGTACTGTTCAGTTATATTAACTTTAGATTTGTTATGTCCCGGTAATTTATCAGTCTACTTTATACCAATTAATCGAAGAGTAATCCATGAGAAGCAGAGAAGCTGTAGTCTTGTTTATTTTGTTTTCATTTCTGTCTTTCCCTCAAACTTATGACCCTAATGTCTGGATGACAGATGGATTTGTGAATGCCATAAGTCAATCAGGAAATACAATCTATATTGGCGGGAATTTTAACTATGTTGGCAGATACACAGGACAGGGAACGATGTTAAGTGTTGCCACAGGTGAACCAAACACCTCAATGCCCCTGGTTAATGGCCCGGTGTATGCTGTTATTTCAGACGGTTCCGGTGGCTGGTATATCGGAGGATTGTTCACTAAAGTGGGGAGTCTAACAAGGAATAACCTTGCACGCATCAAAGCCGACAGGTCGGTCGATCCTGATTTTAACCCCGGACCGAGCAGCACTGTTAACTGCCTGGAGTTAAATTCAGGTAAACTCTATGTTGGTGGTGTTTTTACTACTATCGGAGGTCAGTCAAGAGGCAGGATAGCTGCTTTGGATCCCGTTACCGGAGTTCCTACTTCCTGGAATCCGAATGTCGGAGGCTCTGTTCATCAGTTCGTCATCAGCGGGGAAAATGTTTACCTCGGAGGTCTTTATTCAACTATCGGTGGCATTTCAAGAACGGGCCTTGGTGCGGTTCATAAAACAACAGGCGAGGTTTTAGACTGGAACCCTGATGTCAATGGCACTGTCAATTCAATGGCTCTGAGCGGAAATACTCTGTATGTCGGAGGAACTTTTACACAGATTGGAGGGGTGGGAAGGAATAAACTTGGAGCAGTTGATGTGATCAGCGGTTCCCTGACCGGCTGGGATCCCAACCCCAATTCTAGTGTCGAAACTGTTGTTTCACACGGAAACTCGTTGTATGTAAGTGGATATTTCACCAGTATTAGTGGCTCATCGCGGAATAATCTGGCAACTTTTGATGCGACCACAGGTTTAATTACCGCATGGGCACCGGACCCTGAAGGAATAGTCGAGGATATAGCATTCTCAGGCGGAATTGCCTATCTATCCGGGCGGTTCAGGTCATTTGCGGGGGAACCCAGGTACAGACTTGCAGCAGTGGACGAGGTCACAGGCAATCTGACCTCCTGGTCACCTCACGCCTCTGGCGCTGTTATCTCACTTGCTATCGATGGAGGCAATGTTTATGTGGGCGGGGATTTCAAATCGGTTGGAGGAAAACTCAGGAATTATGTTGCAGCTTTGAATGCATCCACAGGTGAGGCGACTGAGTGGAATCCTGATTGCGAATCAATCGTTAATACTCTCACCGTAAACAGTAATACAGTCTATGTCGGAGGCATTTTTACCACTATAGGGGGACAGGCAAGACAGTATCTGGCAGCGATTGACGGAATCACAGGCGTCCCCACGAGCTGGAATCCTCAACCCGGCTCTTTGGTTAATTCTTTAATTGCTGCTGACGGAATTCTTTATGTCGGTGGTGCGTTTACCACTATATCCGGCCAATCAAGAGGCAAACTGGCAGCTTTTGACCTGACAGACGGAAGTTTGACAGGCTGGAACCCGAATGCGAGCGCCACAGTTTCTACACTTGCAAAATCAGGTACTCTCATTTATGCCGGTGGAGCTTTTACGACCGTCGGCGGGCAGACAAGAAACTCAATTGCAGCACTCAATGTTTCCGATGGACTGGCAAATTCCTTCGATCCGAATACCTCCGGAGGATTTGTTTACTCAATTGCTCTTGATGGCACAACGGTTTATGCAGGTGGAAGTTTCACGACCATTGGCGGTCAGTCAAGAAACAGAATTGCCGCACTTAACTCCTCAGACGGGTCAGCCACTTCGTGGAACCCGAATGCGGATAATGAAGTAACTGCGATTGCGCTTAGCAGTACAAAAGTATATGTCGGAGGAAACTTTACAAACATTGGTGGTCAAACAAGAAACTATCTTGCGTCGATCAACAAGTCTGATGGATTGGCAGCATCGTGGAATCCGAATCCCGACAGGTCTGTGGAAGCAATTTCTGTGGATTACGACTACTCAAGAATTTTGGTTGGAGGACAATTTTTTGGAATCGCCGGAGAATCAATCGGCAGTTTTGTGTCACTTTCTGATCCGTCAGATCCCGCACTCCCTGTTGAACTCGTCTCTTTTTCGGCACAACATATTAATAATGCCGTTCAACTCTCCTGGCACACTGCTACCGAAGTTGATAACTATGGATTCGAAGTGGAGAGAAAGACTCCTGCAACTGATTGGGAGAAAATTTCTTTTATCGAAGGGCACAACACCTCAAATTCACCTAAATATTACTCCCACTCCGACCCCGTTAAAGCAACCGGAAAAATCCACTACCGGCTAAAACAACTTGATAACGATGGAGATTTTTCGTACAGCAATGTTATCGAGATAGATACCAAAACCCCCGCAGTCTTCGGTTTGGCACAAAATTATCCAAATCCCTTCAATCCTGTTACTGTAATAAATTTCTCTCTACCCTTTACAGAAAATATCAGTCTAAAATTGTATGATATGCAGGGAAAGGAGGTTGCTACTCTGCTCACCGGAGTGATGGATGCCGGATATCATACGGTAACTCTGAATGCAACAAAATATGGACTCGCTTCAGGAGTATATGCTTACAGACTGAGCTCAGTGGATGCCACAGGAAAGGCTTTTCATGCCACACGAAAACTTGTTTTGATGAAATAGTTGCCGGTCTGTCAATATTTTCTTTAGCAGGAATAAAAGTGTGAATAACCGGGAGTGGAATATTTGATTATTCCG
The nucleotide sequence above comes from Ignavibacteria bacterium. Encoded proteins:
- a CDS encoding 4-hydroxy-tetrahydrodipicolinate synthase, producing MFKGTGTAIITPFLEDGGVDYNSLKSFIRFQIDNGVEMLIVLGTTGEAPVIEEDEREKIIATVVEANSGKAKVIVGTGTNSTAHVVKNNKVAEKLGADGLLIVNPYYNKGTQASLYEHYKYIAEKTDLPIILYNVPSRTAMNMLPDTMLRIHSDCKNVVAIKEASGDISQIAKLLAAAPESLTVLSGNDDQTLPIMALGGKGVISVFSNVFPREMSDLTTAMLEGRNGDALKIHNKYLDMMNLLFIETSPSPVKAACSILGLCKNTLRMPLAPVSDRSCDLIRLAINKLKA
- a CDS encoding acetylornithine/succinylornithine family transaminase, with protein sequence MNLTESYFLNTYNRLQIDIDHGSGSYLITKDGERYLDLFGGLAVNALGYAHPGVVEAVSKQIGRFGHLSNMFLTDVQVEMASLLIKYSGMEKLFFTNSGTETVEAAIKLIRAAKGSEKMIFSLSGGFHGRTYGGLSLTHKEKYQKGFEPLLPKTGMIRYNDIDDLVGKVDENTAAIFLEFIQGEGGIYSVTGEFVSKLEELRKKFGFLVVSDCIQCGIGRTGKPFSHEHFNFFPDMILTAKAIGGGLPLGALLVGKEYSEILTPGRHGTTFGGNPVSCAAGIVVMKEVFEKGLMENAKEKGEYLIQKLKELQKQFPEKIKEVRGMGLMIGVELTFPGAGIVQEMLKRKFLVNCTNDRVIRLLPPLIIEKEELDKFFSAFSEVIAMAKLP
- the msrB gene encoding peptide-methionine (R)-S-oxide reductase MsrB, coding for MLKHILFIGTLILFVAVAAAVAINKHSQLKQINSTEKNMQDSTVIDKKGKDVKDKVVKTEEEWKSLLTEEQFFVMRQKGTERPFTGEYWDHKAAGVYKCAGCGTVLFASDTKFDAHCGWPSFYAPKDSNIIAEHTDRSYGMVRTEVTCDKCGAHLGHVFNDGPKPTGLRYCINSAALKFEKQ
- the glnA gene encoding type I glutamate--ammonia ligase — translated: MINNLLSHCNRLIEENAIEVIDLKSIDLTGRLHHISLPVRSGILEKLLAEGVGFDASSYGFSKVENSDMVQIPDLSTAVVDLFRDAPTLSFYSTVHLTDEKRTPFPQDGRHMAKKVEALLQEYTGADKSMWGPEFEFYIFSKVKYDTRTASSYYEIEHEEEFHRNAYHAANPFDVYDDFRDKACSLLKQVGVDVKYHHHEVGERGQQEIETYFSDLLATADNIVTSKYVLLNFARQQNLFITFMPKPMYQQAGNGMHLHLYLTKNGKNAFYEKGRYGNINDLGRYFMGGILKHGPALSAFTNPSTNSYKRLVPGFEAPVVLTYGQGNRASAIRIPKYINNPDETRFEYRPPDATANPYLCLSAIILAGIDGVVNKIDPEAEGFGPSEKLDFSDRSKDRLHFLPRNLDEALDALEIDNEFLKRGGVFTDQLIAQWMKIKHEEISAIGTMPHPFEFKMYFNL
- a CDS encoding T9SS type A sorting domain-containing protein, which encodes MRSREAVVLFILFSFLSFPQTYDPNVWMTDGFVNAISQSGNTIYIGGNFNYVGRYTGQGTMLSVATGEPNTSMPLVNGPVYAVISDGSGGWYIGGLFTKVGSLTRNNLARIKADRSVDPDFNPGPSSTVNCLELNSGKLYVGGVFTTIGGQSRGRIAALDPVTGVPTSWNPNVGGSVHQFVISGENVYLGGLYSTIGGISRTGLGAVHKTTGEVLDWNPDVNGTVNSMALSGNTLYVGGTFTQIGGVGRNKLGAVDVISGSLTGWDPNPNSSVETVVSHGNSLYVSGYFTSISGSSRNNLATFDATTGLITAWAPDPEGIVEDIAFSGGIAYLSGRFRSFAGEPRYRLAAVDEVTGNLTSWSPHASGAVISLAIDGGNVYVGGDFKSVGGKLRNYVAALNASTGEATEWNPDCESIVNTLTVNSNTVYVGGIFTTIGGQARQYLAAIDGITGVPTSWNPQPGSLVNSLIAADGILYVGGAFTTISGQSRGKLAAFDLTDGSLTGWNPNASATVSTLAKSGTLIYAGGAFTTVGGQTRNSIAALNVSDGLANSFDPNTSGGFVYSIALDGTTVYAGGSFTTIGGQSRNRIAALNSSDGSATSWNPNADNEVTAIALSSTKVYVGGNFTNIGGQTRNYLASINKSDGLAASWNPNPDRSVEAISVDYDYSRILVGGQFFGIAGESIGSFVSLSDPSDPALPVELVSFSAQHINNAVQLSWHTATEVDNYGFEVERKTPATDWEKISFIEGHNTSNSPKYYSHSDPVKATGKIHYRLKQLDNDGDFSYSNVIEIDTKTPAVFGLAQNYPNPFNPVTVINFSLPFTENISLKLYDMQGKEVATLLTGVMDAGYHTVTLNATKYGLASGVYAYRLSSVDATGKAFHATRKLVLMK